In a single window of the Gossypium hirsutum isolate 1008001.06 chromosome D02, Gossypium_hirsutum_v2.1, whole genome shotgun sequence genome:
- the LOC107909971 gene encoding MACPF domain-containing protein At1g14780 isoform X1: MNNGIVEKAISSLGRGFDLTSDFRLKYCKGRERLILLNETEKKEISIPGFGAFKDVSVDIKCDKGDRTRYQSDMLDFNQMAEFFNQKCSLGGKIPSGEFNSMFGFQSGLWAKDAAKTKCLGLDGYFIVLFNLHIDRSPLLLSDQVLNDVPSAWDPPALASRFIEKYGTHVIVGLSIGGQDVVLVRQDKSSNLQPSQLKKHLDDLGDQLFTGTCSFTPNTKNQRLKVPQAFNIFGQLPLAFSSYPSISTKNGISVICSKRGGDPEANSHCEWLPTVAGRPDAIHFNFIPITSLLKAVPGKGFLSHAINLYLRYKPPIADLQYFLDFQSHKIWAPIHNDLPLGPSPKRASSSPALHFNLMGPKLYVNTSQVIVGMRPITGMRLYLESFKCDRLAIHLQYLCNLPKAFENKMDDMQYWQASEDRDDPVLFFEAIHRKKFSHVCTAPVKYNPEWTTAAGKDAVFIVTGAQLNVKKHDSKSVIHLRLLFTKVSGFFIVQSSWAQADSGFSQRSGLLSAISQSLTGNALKEKEEVAVVVDSAVYPTGPPVPVQTPKLLKFVETSQLCKGPQDSPGYWLVTGARLQAEKGKISLLVKFSLLNIC, translated from the exons ATGAATAATGGAATAGTGGAGAAGGCTATTAGCAGCCTGGGAAGAGGCTTCGATTTAACATCGGATTTTCGACTCAAGTACTGCAAAGGGAGAGAAAGGTTGATTCTACTCAATGAAACCGAGAAAAAAGAGATCTCCATACCTGGTTTTGGAGCTTTCAAAGATGTTTCCGTTGATATCAAATGCGACAAAGGCGATCGCACTCGTTATCAGTCTGATATGCTTGATTTCAATCAG ATGGCGGAGTTTTTCAACCAGAAATGCAGTCTAGGGGGAAAAATCCCATCCGGGGAATTCAATTCAATGTTTGGATTCCAAAGCGGGTTGTGGGCGAAAGATGCTGCCAAAACCAAATGTTTAGGACTTGATGGATATTTCATAGTATTGTTCAATCTCCATATCGATCGATCTCCTCTCTTGCTTTCTGATCAAGTTCTTAATGACGTTCCTTCTGCTTGGGATCCTCCTGCACTGGCAAG CAGATTCATAGAGAAATACGGGACGCACGTGATAGTGGGATTAAGCATTGGTGGCCAAGATGTAGTCCTGGTCAGGCAAGACAAATCGTCAAATTTGCAACCTTCACAGCTCAAGAAACATCTGGATGACCTTGGTGACCAATTATTTACAGGCACTTGCTCTTTTACCCCCAATACCAAGAACCAAAGGCTAAAG GTACCACAAGCTTTCAATATCTTTGGCCAACTACCTCTTGCATTCAGTAGCTACCCCTCCATCAGTACCAAAAAT GGAATCTCTGTTATATGTTCCAAAAGGGGAGGTGACCCAGAAGCTAATAGCCATTGTGAGTGGCTTCCCACAGTTGCTGGAAGGCCTGATGCCATTCACTTTAACTTCATTCCCATCACTTCTCTGCTTAAAGCTGTCCCTGGCAAAGGTTTCTTATCCCATGCCATCAACTTATACCTTCGTT ACAAGCCTCCCATAGCTGATCTACAGTACTTTCTTGACTTCCAATCACACAAGATTTGGGCTCCCATTCACAATGACCTTCCATTGGGTCCTTCCCCCAAAAGAGCTTCTTCATCACCAGCCCTTCATTTCAACTTAATGGGTCCTAAGCTTTATGTAAACACTTCTCAG GTCATAGTAGGGATGAGGCCAATCACTGGAATGCGTTTGTATCTTGAGAGCTTCAAATGCGATAG GCTAGCAATTCACCTCCAATATCTATGTAACCTACCAAAAGCATTCGAAAACAAGATGGACGACATGCAATACTGGCAAGCATCGGAAGATAGAGACGATCCTGTTCTGTTCTTCGAAGCCATTCATCGCAAAAAGTTTTCCCATGTATGCACTGCCCCAGTCAAATACAACCCGGAATGGACCACCGCCGCCGGAAAAGACGCCGTTTTCATCGTCACCGGCGCACAGTTGAACGTAAAGAAACACGACTCCAAGAGTGTTATCCATCTCAGACTGTTGTTTACCAAGGTGTCTGGTTTTTTCATAGTGCAGTCAAGTTGGGCGCAAGCCGACTCAGGGTTTTCACAAAGGTCGGGTTTACTTTCAGCGATAAGCCAATCCCTAACGGGCAACGCTTTGAAAGAAAAGGAGGAGGTGGCGGTTGTGGTGGATTCCGCAGTGTACCCAACAGGGCCACCGGTGCCGGTTCAAACACCAAAGCTATTGAAGTTCGTAGAAACGTCGCAATTATGTAAAGGGCCTCAAGATAGTCCAGGATATTGGCTGGTTACGGGTGCCAGGTTACAAGCGGAGAAAGGGAAGATAAGTTTGCTTGTAAAGTTTTCTTTGTTAAATATATGTTAG
- the LOC107909971 gene encoding MACPF domain-containing protein At1g14780 isoform X2: MNNGIVEKAISSLGRGFDLTSDFRLKYCKGRERLILLNETEKKEISIPGFGAFKDVSVDIKCDKGDRTRYQSDMLDFNQMAEFFNQKCSLGGKIPSGEFNSMFGFQSGLWAKDAAKTKCLGLDGYFIVLFNLHIDRSPLLLSDQVLNDVPSAWDPPALARFIEKYGTHVIVGLSIGGQDVVLVRQDKSSNLQPSQLKKHLDDLGDQLFTGTCSFTPNTKNQRLKVPQAFNIFGQLPLAFSSYPSISTKNGISVICSKRGGDPEANSHCEWLPTVAGRPDAIHFNFIPITSLLKAVPGKGFLSHAINLYLRYKPPIADLQYFLDFQSHKIWAPIHNDLPLGPSPKRASSSPALHFNLMGPKLYVNTSQVIVGMRPITGMRLYLESFKCDRLAIHLQYLCNLPKAFENKMDDMQYWQASEDRDDPVLFFEAIHRKKFSHVCTAPVKYNPEWTTAAGKDAVFIVTGAQLNVKKHDSKSVIHLRLLFTKVSGFFIVQSSWAQADSGFSQRSGLLSAISQSLTGNALKEKEEVAVVVDSAVYPTGPPVPVQTPKLLKFVETSQLCKGPQDSPGYWLVTGARLQAEKGKISLLVKFSLLNIC; encoded by the exons ATGAATAATGGAATAGTGGAGAAGGCTATTAGCAGCCTGGGAAGAGGCTTCGATTTAACATCGGATTTTCGACTCAAGTACTGCAAAGGGAGAGAAAGGTTGATTCTACTCAATGAAACCGAGAAAAAAGAGATCTCCATACCTGGTTTTGGAGCTTTCAAAGATGTTTCCGTTGATATCAAATGCGACAAAGGCGATCGCACTCGTTATCAGTCTGATATGCTTGATTTCAATCAG ATGGCGGAGTTTTTCAACCAGAAATGCAGTCTAGGGGGAAAAATCCCATCCGGGGAATTCAATTCAATGTTTGGATTCCAAAGCGGGTTGTGGGCGAAAGATGCTGCCAAAACCAAATGTTTAGGACTTGATGGATATTTCATAGTATTGTTCAATCTCCATATCGATCGATCTCCTCTCTTGCTTTCTGATCAAGTTCTTAATGACGTTCCTTCTGCTTGGGATCCTCCTGCACTGGCAAG ATTCATAGAGAAATACGGGACGCACGTGATAGTGGGATTAAGCATTGGTGGCCAAGATGTAGTCCTGGTCAGGCAAGACAAATCGTCAAATTTGCAACCTTCACAGCTCAAGAAACATCTGGATGACCTTGGTGACCAATTATTTACAGGCACTTGCTCTTTTACCCCCAATACCAAGAACCAAAGGCTAAAG GTACCACAAGCTTTCAATATCTTTGGCCAACTACCTCTTGCATTCAGTAGCTACCCCTCCATCAGTACCAAAAAT GGAATCTCTGTTATATGTTCCAAAAGGGGAGGTGACCCAGAAGCTAATAGCCATTGTGAGTGGCTTCCCACAGTTGCTGGAAGGCCTGATGCCATTCACTTTAACTTCATTCCCATCACTTCTCTGCTTAAAGCTGTCCCTGGCAAAGGTTTCTTATCCCATGCCATCAACTTATACCTTCGTT ACAAGCCTCCCATAGCTGATCTACAGTACTTTCTTGACTTCCAATCACACAAGATTTGGGCTCCCATTCACAATGACCTTCCATTGGGTCCTTCCCCCAAAAGAGCTTCTTCATCACCAGCCCTTCATTTCAACTTAATGGGTCCTAAGCTTTATGTAAACACTTCTCAG GTCATAGTAGGGATGAGGCCAATCACTGGAATGCGTTTGTATCTTGAGAGCTTCAAATGCGATAG GCTAGCAATTCACCTCCAATATCTATGTAACCTACCAAAAGCATTCGAAAACAAGATGGACGACATGCAATACTGGCAAGCATCGGAAGATAGAGACGATCCTGTTCTGTTCTTCGAAGCCATTCATCGCAAAAAGTTTTCCCATGTATGCACTGCCCCAGTCAAATACAACCCGGAATGGACCACCGCCGCCGGAAAAGACGCCGTTTTCATCGTCACCGGCGCACAGTTGAACGTAAAGAAACACGACTCCAAGAGTGTTATCCATCTCAGACTGTTGTTTACCAAGGTGTCTGGTTTTTTCATAGTGCAGTCAAGTTGGGCGCAAGCCGACTCAGGGTTTTCACAAAGGTCGGGTTTACTTTCAGCGATAAGCCAATCCCTAACGGGCAACGCTTTGAAAGAAAAGGAGGAGGTGGCGGTTGTGGTGGATTCCGCAGTGTACCCAACAGGGCCACCGGTGCCGGTTCAAACACCAAAGCTATTGAAGTTCGTAGAAACGTCGCAATTATGTAAAGGGCCTCAAGATAGTCCAGGATATTGGCTGGTTACGGGTGCCAGGTTACAAGCGGAGAAAGGGAAGATAAGTTTGCTTGTAAAGTTTTCTTTGTTAAATATATGTTAG